Proteins from a single region of Gemmatimonadales bacterium:
- a CDS encoding AAA family ATPase, with product MTKPAIRSVLVGHDAALREALRRLLGGADLGVVIDLEIPERFATIGEAHLTALRQAKPDLVFLDLHEDPETGIRFAHFLADMSPDLKIVAIGPELAPDLLMAAMRAGVSDYLLRPINPEALKSSIERFSQKIGRAQNEAQRVGQILSLFSPKGGGGSTTLATNLAIVLHRLTGKKTLLVDLDLELGESALALGVQPRFSFIDFVENFRRMDASLLASYIERHDSGIHLLSAPFQPEKAETITADQVRRILGFLRQHYEYVVVDTPRSFAPSTLAAFEQSDLVFIVTTVDLPSLRNIQRGFPLLKRVLPRGVEQVRLVVNRYNANDPVTVRDVEESLGMKVFSKISNDYEAVMSSLNEGKPVVLNGKSVYAKDVKALAAQIAGLGPGKRKPGITGAVTAQFRTVLGRVGKRPGGSGND from the coding sequence ATGACGAAACCTGCCATTCGGAGCGTCCTGGTCGGCCACGACGCGGCCCTGCGTGAAGCGCTCCGGCGCCTGCTCGGGGGCGCGGATCTGGGCGTCGTGATCGACCTCGAGATTCCCGAGCGCTTCGCCACCATCGGCGAGGCGCACCTCACCGCGCTCCGCCAGGCCAAGCCCGATCTCGTGTTCCTCGACCTGCACGAGGACCCGGAGACCGGGATCCGGTTCGCCCACTTCCTCGCCGACATGAGCCCCGATCTCAAGATCGTGGCGATCGGGCCTGAGCTGGCGCCCGACCTGCTCATGGCCGCAATGCGCGCCGGCGTGTCGGACTACCTCCTCCGGCCCATCAATCCCGAGGCGCTCAAGAGCTCGATCGAGCGGTTCTCCCAGAAGATCGGCCGCGCCCAGAACGAGGCCCAGCGGGTCGGCCAGATCCTGTCGCTCTTCAGCCCCAAGGGGGGTGGCGGCTCGACCACGCTCGCCACCAACCTCGCCATCGTGCTCCACCGGCTCACCGGCAAGAAGACCCTGCTGGTGGACCTCGACCTGGAGCTCGGCGAGAGCGCCCTCGCGCTGGGCGTGCAGCCGCGGTTCAGCTTCATCGATTTCGTCGAAAACTTCCGCCGGATGGATGCGAGCCTCCTCGCCTCCTACATCGAGCGGCACGATTCCGGCATCCACCTCCTCTCGGCTCCGTTCCAGCCCGAGAAGGCCGAGACCATCACCGCCGACCAGGTCCGCCGCATTCTGGGGTTCCTGCGGCAACACTACGAGTACGTGGTAGTGGATACGCCGCGCTCGTTCGCGCCGTCCACCCTGGCCGCATTCGAGCAGTCGGACCTGGTGTTCATCGTGACGACGGTCGATCTCCCGTCGCTGCGCAACATCCAGCGCGGGTTTCCGCTGCTCAAGCGGGTGCTGCCGAGGGGCGTCGAGCAGGTTCGGCTGGTGGTCAATCGGTACAACGCGAATGATCCGGTCACGGTGCGCGACGTCGAGGAGAGCCTCGGGATGAAGGTGTTCTCGAAGATCAGCAACGACTACGAGGCGGTGATGAGCTCGCTCAACGAGGGCAAGCCGGTGGTGTTGAACGGCAAGTCGGTGTACGCCAAGGATGTGAAGGCGCTGGCGGCGCAGATCGCCGGGCTCGGGCCGGGCAAACGCAAGCCCGGGATCACCGGGGCTGTCACGGCACAGTTCCGCACCGTATTGGGCCGCGTAGGAAAGCGGCCGGGAGGCTCAGGCAATGACTGA
- a CDS encoding MFS transporter, with protein MSTFAPALSRAAALRFRSTFAALRHRNFRLFLIGQFISLCGTWMEQVAQGWLVLELTNSPFAVGLVTALGALPILFFTLFGGVVADRVDKRKFVLGLQSLMLCEALAFGTLTAFHWITVPWVMGLAIFFGLLSAFEVPTRQAFLVELVGRDDLMNAIALNSSAFNVARVIGPAVAAALIAALGLAACFFANALSYLAVIAGLIMMRTKRRPVQQEIGAVTAMLEGLRYIWAHRWPRALVILIGSFSLFGYPFIVMMPVFARDALHLGASGYAALLASVGVGAAIAALFLAGFGSRLRPGRMLFGGSLTFGVSLSGAAMVPRLGPALVLFTVAGWSMGVAGILANTMLQTEAPDHLRGRVMGIYSFLVLGLAPFGAFQAGWVSEHAGVRWSIGLGGLACFMTAACVVRYMLVGRRLLRPVRRPVPL; from the coding sequence GTGTCCACCTTTGCACCCGCGCTTTCCCGGGCAGCCGCGCTGCGGTTTCGGTCGACGTTCGCCGCGCTGCGGCACCGCAATTTCCGGCTCTTCCTGATCGGCCAGTTCATTTCGCTCTGCGGCACCTGGATGGAGCAGGTGGCGCAGGGATGGCTCGTGCTCGAGCTCACCAACTCGCCCTTTGCCGTGGGTCTGGTGACGGCGCTTGGCGCGCTGCCGATCCTTTTCTTCACGCTCTTCGGCGGCGTGGTGGCGGACCGGGTGGACAAGCGCAAATTCGTGCTCGGGCTCCAGTCGCTCATGCTGTGCGAGGCGCTCGCGTTCGGCACCCTCACCGCGTTCCACTGGATCACCGTGCCGTGGGTGATGGGCCTCGCCATCTTCTTCGGGCTGCTCTCGGCGTTCGAGGTGCCCACCCGGCAGGCGTTTCTCGTCGAGCTGGTGGGGCGGGACGACCTGATGAACGCGATCGCGCTCAATTCGTCGGCGTTCAACGTGGCGCGGGTGATCGGGCCCGCGGTGGCGGCCGCGCTCATCGCCGCGCTGGGCCTCGCGGCGTGCTTCTTCGCCAATGCGCTGAGCTACCTCGCCGTGATCGCGGGCCTCATCATGATGCGGACTAAACGGCGCCCGGTGCAGCAGGAGATCGGCGCGGTGACGGCCATGCTCGAGGGGCTGCGCTACATCTGGGCGCACCGCTGGCCGCGGGCGCTCGTGATCCTGATCGGAAGCTTCAGCCTCTTCGGCTACCCGTTCATCGTCATGATGCCCGTCTTCGCGCGCGACGCGCTGCACCTCGGCGCGTCGGGCTACGCGGCGCTCCTGGCCTCGGTCGGTGTCGGGGCCGCCATCGCCGCGCTCTTCCTCGCGGGCTTCGGCAGCCGGTTGCGCCCGGGGCGGATGCTCTTCGGCGGTTCGCTCACCTTCGGTGTGTCGCTCAGTGGCGCGGCAATGGTGCCGCGCCTCGGGCCGGCTCTCGTGCTCTTCACGGTGGCCGGGTGGTCCATGGGCGTGGCCGGCATTCTCGCCAACACCATGCTGCAGACCGAAGCGCCTGACCACCTCCGCGGCCGCGTCATGGGCATCTACTCCTTCCTCGTGCTGGGTCTCGCTCCGTTCGGCGCATTCCAGGCGGGCTGGGTATCGGAGCACGCGGGCGTGCGCTGGTCGATCGGGCTCGGCGGGCTCGCGTGCTTCATGACCGCGGCATGCGTCGTCCGGTACATGCTGGTGGGCCGGCGGCTCTTACGCCCCGTTCGGCGGCCGGTACCTTTGTGA
- a CDS encoding cytidylate kinase-like family protein — MLITVSRQYGAGGSAVAERVAGALDWRVVDNELLERIARRAGLPPEDVAELEERVPSFIERLARVLASGTPELFPPPNGTVPELAEQDLVRITETVVAEVAAEGRVVLVGRAAPAVLARERDALHVKVVASRPFRVRTTMERLSVDAKEAERIVTQMDAHRARYHRDNYGRDWTDASNYDVVVNAERLGLDGAVDVVVGEARRRGWR, encoded by the coding sequence ATGCTGATCACCGTCTCCCGCCAGTACGGCGCCGGTGGCTCCGCCGTGGCGGAGCGAGTGGCCGGCGCGCTCGACTGGCGGGTGGTGGACAACGAGCTGCTCGAGCGGATCGCACGCCGCGCGGGCCTCCCGCCCGAAGACGTGGCCGAGCTGGAAGAGCGCGTGCCGAGCTTCATCGAGCGGCTCGCGCGGGTGCTCGCTTCCGGCACGCCCGAGCTTTTCCCCCCACCCAACGGCACCGTGCCGGAGCTGGCCGAGCAGGACCTGGTGCGCATCACCGAGACGGTGGTGGCCGAGGTCGCCGCCGAGGGGCGCGTGGTGCTCGTGGGCCGCGCGGCGCCGGCGGTGCTCGCGCGCGAGCGCGACGCGCTGCACGTCAAGGTGGTAGCTTCGCGCCCCTTCCGCGTCCGCACGACAATGGAGCGCCTGAGCGTGGACGCAAAGGAGGCCGAGCGCATCGTGACCCAGATGGACGCCCACCGCGCGAGGTATCATCGGGACAACTACGGCCGAGACTGGACCGACGCCAGCAACTACGACGTCGTGGTGAACGCGGAGCGGTTGGGGCTCGATGGGGCGGTGGACGTAGTGGTGGGTGAGGCGCGCCGCCGCGGATGGCGGTGA
- a CDS encoding DUF192 domain-containing protein, with protein sequence MRSVRVVNARMGAELGDRVRVADTWWARLRGQLGRPAPARGEGLVLSPCRSVHMYGMPYPLDVAFLDREGRVVASYRPLAPGRRSRWHRAAACAVELPAGTLDATGTANGDPIVLEGSV encoded by the coding sequence ATGCGATCGGTGCGGGTCGTGAACGCGCGGATGGGCGCCGAGCTGGGCGATCGGGTGCGCGTGGCCGACACCTGGTGGGCCCGGCTCCGCGGTCAGCTCGGACGGCCCGCGCCCGCCCGCGGCGAGGGCCTGGTCCTTTCGCCCTGCCGGTCGGTTCACATGTACGGCATGCCGTATCCGCTCGACGTGGCATTCCTCGACCGCGAGGGCCGGGTGGTGGCGAGCTACCGCCCGCTGGCGCCGGGCCGCCGCTCCCGGTGGCACCGCGCCGCCGCGTGCGCCGTCGAGCTGCCGGCAGGGACGCTCGATGCCACCGGCACCGCCAACGGAGACCCGATCGTCCTGGAGGGCTCGGTATGA
- a CDS encoding type II secretion system F family protein has protein sequence MLILIAVLTAAAVALLVLSFVQFTPNRAAVVVERLDQFRRTDGGLDTLARRRRQARSERLRSLLQVLGERVESRRGDTGEVRQFLIQAGYSDPAALPIYWALRVILGAGLGLGALLVLPVLGAHPTQVGLAALWLGGLGWILPTFVVRSQLKRRQKEVQLALPDMLDLLVVCVEAGLGINQALTRVADEIDHVSSIMSEELTLANLEIRAGTPREEALKHFADRTGLADIRSLVGMMIQTERFGTSIATALRVQADTLRTKRRQRAEEAAAKTTIKLVFPLVLFVFPAMFAVVLGPSVIVIFRMFNNLHI, from the coding sequence ATGCTGATCCTCATTGCGGTCCTGACGGCGGCGGCGGTCGCGCTCCTGGTGCTGAGCTTCGTGCAGTTCACGCCCAACCGCGCGGCGGTGGTGGTGGAGCGGCTCGACCAGTTCCGCCGCACGGACGGCGGGCTCGACACCCTCGCGCGCCGCCGGCGCCAGGCCCGGAGCGAACGGCTCCGCAGCCTGCTCCAGGTCCTGGGCGAACGAGTGGAGTCGCGGCGTGGCGACACGGGCGAAGTGCGCCAGTTCCTGATCCAGGCCGGTTACTCCGACCCGGCGGCGCTGCCGATCTACTGGGCCCTGCGCGTCATCCTCGGAGCTGGCCTCGGGCTCGGCGCGCTCCTCGTGCTCCCGGTTCTGGGCGCCCACCCCACGCAGGTGGGGCTCGCCGCGCTCTGGCTCGGCGGACTCGGTTGGATCCTGCCGACCTTCGTCGTGCGGAGCCAGCTCAAGCGCCGGCAGAAGGAGGTGCAGCTCGCGCTCCCGGACATGCTCGACCTGCTGGTGGTTTGCGTCGAAGCGGGCCTCGGCATCAACCAGGCGCTCACCCGCGTGGCCGACGAAATCGACCACGTGAGCTCGATCATGTCGGAGGAGCTGACCCTCGCCAACCTCGAGATCCGCGCCGGCACCCCGCGCGAGGAAGCGCTCAAGCACTTCGCCGATCGCACCGGCCTGGCCGACATCCGCTCGCTCGTCGGCATGATGATCCAGACCGAGCGGTTCGGCACCTCGATCGCCACGGCGCTCCGGGTCCAGGCGGACACGCTTCGCACCAAGCGGCGCCAGCGAGCCGAGGAGGCCGCGGCCAAGACGACGATCAAGCTGGTCTTCCCGCTCGTGCTGTTCGTGTTTCCGGCGATGTTCGCCGTCGTGCTCGGGCCCTCGGTGATCGTGATCTTCCGGATGTTCAACAACCTGCACATATGA
- a CDS encoding CpaF family protein, with product MTDVAGRSPNGGQADGGRPTLPWETAKPERMAAPGAAAPAGGAASDELVNIHALQVVKGRVHRKLLERLNLSNLDRLDRQQVAEAIRRVVGDLVTQESVPLNFEERDVVVGQVLDEIFGLGPLEPLIKDPEVSDILVNTYNTVFIERHGRLERTDVQFQDDRHLLQIIDRIVSAVGRRIDDSSPMVDARLPDGSRVNAIIKPLALDGPHVSIRKFKRDALSGQDLIRYESATEPMLELLRGVVRARLNVLISGGTGAGKTTLLNILSSFIPGTERIVTIEDSAELQLRQPHVVRLETRPANIEGHGEVPQRLLVINSLRMRPDRIIMGECRGAEAVDMLQAMNTGHDGSLTTIHANSPRDALSRLETMVAMASLDLPEKAMRQQIASAINVVIQVIRLSDGTRKVAQVSEIVGMEGDVITMQDIFLYERHGIDEHDKVLGEFRATGIRPKFADRLKSYGIDLSSVLFSNFNGKEPGHGGGRW from the coding sequence ATGACTGACGTGGCGGGCCGGAGCCCGAACGGCGGGCAGGCGGACGGCGGGCGGCCCACGCTGCCCTGGGAAACGGCGAAGCCGGAGCGAATGGCCGCGCCGGGCGCGGCAGCGCCGGCCGGCGGTGCGGCTTCGGACGAGCTGGTCAACATTCACGCGCTCCAGGTCGTGAAAGGCCGGGTGCACCGGAAGCTGCTCGAGCGGCTCAACCTCTCCAACCTCGACCGGCTCGACCGCCAGCAGGTGGCCGAGGCGATCCGCCGCGTCGTGGGCGACCTCGTCACCCAGGAGTCGGTGCCGCTCAACTTCGAGGAGCGGGACGTCGTGGTGGGCCAGGTGCTCGACGAGATCTTCGGCTTGGGCCCGCTCGAGCCGCTCATCAAGGACCCCGAGGTCTCCGACATCCTGGTGAATACCTACAACACCGTGTTCATCGAGCGGCACGGCCGCCTCGAGCGGACCGACGTGCAGTTCCAGGACGACCGCCACCTGCTCCAGATCATCGACCGGATCGTCTCGGCCGTGGGCCGCCGCATCGACGACTCCTCGCCCATGGTGGACGCCCGGCTGCCCGACGGCTCGCGCGTCAACGCCATCATCAAGCCGCTCGCGCTCGACGGCCCCCATGTCTCGATCCGCAAGTTCAAGCGCGACGCGCTCTCGGGCCAAGACCTGATCCGCTACGAGAGCGCCACCGAGCCGATGCTCGAGCTGCTCCGGGGCGTGGTGCGGGCAAGGCTCAACGTGCTCATCTCCGGCGGCACCGGCGCCGGCAAGACGACGCTGCTCAACATCCTGTCGTCATTCATCCCCGGCACCGAGCGGATCGTGACGATCGAGGACTCGGCCGAATTGCAGTTGCGCCAGCCCCACGTGGTGCGGCTCGAAACCCGGCCCGCCAATATCGAGGGCCACGGCGAGGTGCCGCAGCGGCTGCTGGTCATCAACTCCCTCCGCATGCGGCCCGACCGGATCATCATGGGTGAGTGCCGCGGCGCCGAAGCCGTCGACATGCTCCAGGCCATGAACACCGGCCACGACGGCTCGCTCACCACCATCCACGCCAACTCGCCGCGCGACGCGCTGAGCCGTCTGGAGACGATGGTGGCCATGGCGAGCCTCGATCTTCCGGAAAAGGCCATGCGGCAGCAGATCGCGAGCGCCATCAATGTCGTCATCCAGGTCATCCGGCTCTCCGACGGCACCCGCAAGGTGGCGCAGGTGTCGGAGATCGTGGGCATGGAGGGGGACGTCATCACGATGCAGGACATCTTCCTCTACGAGCGGCACGGCATCGACGAGCACGACAAGGTGCTCGGCGAGTTCCGCGCCACGGGCATCCGGCCCAAGTTCGCCGACCGCCTCAAGTCGTACGGCATCGACCTCTCCTCCGTGCTCTTCTCGAACTTCAACGGGAAGGAGCCCGGCCACGGAGGCGGCCGATGGTAA
- a CDS encoding VWA domain-containing protein encodes MRFTTYSKYIPELADAVNLQGLLDQLSDFLLQSGFAGGQGHSFWQDEMGDGERSLDALKQAVLQALMDSGQLTPDMLKVLRGESTGDPERDRQIERDLGELLDKIVQRLIDEGYLNVSEAPQVPGGYQSMFGPGGQAQAAAQQVQFNLTEKGIDFLGYKTLKNLLGSIGKSSFGAHETPYLATGVEAEGVSKPYEFGDVLNLDVPATLTSAIAREGLGVPLNLEYADLMVSQSEYRSSSATVLMLDCSHSMILYGEDRFTPAKKVALALTHLIRTQFPGDSLRVVLFHDSAEEIPLSALATAQVGPYHTNTAEGLKHARRILLGQKKDMRQIIMITDGKPSALTMPDGRIYVNSMGLDPQILAATYREVANCRRSGIMINTFMLARDRSLVEFVKQVAAICRGKAYFTNTMTLGQFILMDFMKRKTRRVS; translated from the coding sequence ATGCGCTTTACCACCTACTCCAAGTACATCCCCGAGCTGGCCGACGCGGTCAACCTGCAGGGGCTGCTCGACCAGCTAAGTGATTTCCTGCTCCAGTCCGGCTTTGCCGGCGGGCAGGGCCATTCGTTCTGGCAGGACGAGATGGGCGACGGCGAGCGCTCGCTCGACGCGTTGAAGCAGGCCGTGCTGCAGGCGCTCATGGACTCGGGCCAGCTCACGCCCGACATGCTCAAGGTGCTGCGCGGCGAGAGCACGGGCGACCCCGAGCGCGACCGCCAGATCGAGCGCGACCTGGGCGAGCTGCTCGACAAGATCGTGCAGCGGCTCATCGACGAAGGCTACCTCAACGTGAGCGAGGCGCCGCAGGTGCCCGGCGGCTATCAATCGATGTTCGGCCCCGGCGGGCAGGCGCAGGCGGCGGCGCAGCAGGTGCAGTTCAACCTCACCGAGAAAGGCATCGACTTCCTCGGCTACAAGACGCTCAAAAACCTGCTCGGCAGCATCGGCAAGTCGAGCTTCGGCGCGCACGAAACCCCATACCTCGCCACCGGCGTCGAAGCGGAGGGCGTGAGCAAGCCGTATGAGTTCGGCGACGTGCTCAACCTCGACGTGCCCGCGACGCTCACGAGCGCCATCGCGCGCGAAGGGCTGGGCGTGCCGCTCAACCTGGAATACGCGGACCTCATGGTGAGCCAGTCGGAGTACCGCTCGTCATCAGCGACGGTGCTGATGCTCGACTGCTCCCACTCGATGATCCTCTACGGTGAGGACCGGTTCACGCCGGCCAAGAAGGTCGCGCTGGCGCTCACGCACCTCATCCGCACCCAGTTTCCAGGCGACAGCCTCCGGGTGGTGCTGTTCCACGATTCGGCGGAGGAGATTCCGCTGAGCGCGCTGGCGACCGCGCAGGTGGGGCCGTATCACACGAACACCGCGGAGGGATTGAAGCACGCGCGCCGCATCCTGCTCGGGCAGAAGAAGGACATGCGGCAGATCATCATGATCACCGACGGCAAGCCCAGCGCGCTCACCATGCCGGACGGCCGGATCTACGTGAACTCGATGGGCCTCGACCCGCAGATCCTGGCGGCCACCTACCGCGAGGTGGCCAACTGCCGCCGCAGCGGCATCATGATCAACACCTTCATGCTGGCGCGCGACCGGAGCCTGGTGGAATTCGTCAAGCAGGTGGCCGCCATCTGCCGGGGCAAGGCGTACTTCACCAACACGATGACGTTGGGCCAGTTCATCCTGATGGACTTCATGAAGCGGAAGACGCGGCGGGTGAGCTGA
- a CDS encoding type II secretion system F family protein, which yields MVKLSSTAWLFALAAFLVVALATVSVVLLWEWFRERQRKRMMVQQLRELADGVGQEQQRTLLRSAVSQAAWLGPVAARLPQLKDIEHMLQQAGLTWTLQTFFLLSAGLAVAVGVAVFAVTEFIPAALLGTIIGGALPYIYVSRKRARRLAQFEEVLPDSIDLMGRALRAGHPLSAGFKMAAEDGAEPVSGELRRVFEEQRFGLPLDESLLGLADRINLVDVRILVTAIMIQREVGGNLAEILDNLASVIRARFTIRRQLRVYTAQGRLTGYLLAALPIVLFSLLYTLNPEYMSILFKDPTGKIVTMIAVCLQLVGFLWIRKIINIEI from the coding sequence ATGGTAAAGCTCTCGAGCACGGCGTGGCTCTTCGCGCTCGCGGCCTTTCTCGTCGTGGCGCTGGCCACGGTGTCTGTGGTGCTCCTCTGGGAGTGGTTCCGCGAGCGGCAGCGCAAGCGGATGATGGTGCAGCAGCTCCGCGAGCTGGCGGACGGCGTGGGCCAGGAGCAGCAGCGCACGCTCCTCCGGAGCGCGGTGTCGCAGGCGGCGTGGCTCGGGCCGGTCGCCGCGCGGCTGCCCCAGCTCAAGGATATCGAGCACATGCTGCAGCAGGCCGGGCTCACCTGGACGCTGCAGACGTTCTTCCTGTTGAGCGCGGGGCTCGCCGTTGCGGTGGGCGTCGCGGTGTTCGCCGTCACCGAGTTCATTCCGGCCGCGCTGCTCGGCACCATCATCGGCGGCGCGCTGCCCTACATCTACGTGAGCCGGAAGCGCGCCCGCCGGCTGGCGCAGTTCGAGGAAGTCCTGCCCGACTCCATCGACCTGATGGGCCGCGCGCTCCGCGCGGGGCATCCGCTCTCCGCCGGGTTCAAGATGGCAGCCGAGGACGGCGCGGAGCCGGTGTCGGGCGAGCTGCGCCGCGTGTTCGAGGAGCAGCGCTTCGGGCTGCCGCTCGACGAGTCGCTGCTCGGGCTCGCCGACCGGATCAACCTGGTGGACGTGCGCATCCTGGTGACGGCGATCATGATCCAGCGCGAGGTGGGCGGCAATCTCGCGGAAATCCTCGATAACCTGGCCTCCGTGATCCGGGCCCGCTTCACCATCCGGCGGCAGCTCCGGGTGTACACGGCGCAGGGCCGCCTCACCGGCTACCTGCTGGCGGCGCTGCCGATCGTGCTGTTCTCACTGCTCTACACGCTCAACCCGGAATACATGTCGATCCTGTTCAAGGATCCCACCGGCAAGATCGTAACGATGATTGCGGTCTGCCTGCAGCTGGTCGGATTCCTGTGGATCCGGAAGATCATCAACATCGAGATCTGA
- a CDS encoding M48 family metalloprotease produces the protein MHVRTAFAAAALATVACATNPVTGKSELSLISESQEIEMGKEAAQQVQQSIGFYDDPALQSYVSQIGLKMAHASERPQLPWEFHVVNDASVNAFALPGGFIYVTRGLMGAISNEAELATVVGHEIGHVTNRHTVQQISKQQLFSLGLGIGMILKPGLQQFAGLLNSGLQLLFLKYSRDDESQADKAGFRYALHGGWDVRQMLNMFQVLEGESQLDSTAGKLPEWASTHPAPEDRIQATEQRLDTLHADLSNLTVNREGYLEHIKGIVYGEDPRQGYFQGNAFLHPDLRFQLTFPNGWQRQNTPAAVVAVSPNQDAMIQLQLAGKVSPEQAAQQFLSQQGIQPGRNASETVNGLPVTSSYFTAQTQEGQIEGLVSFLSYNNTTYGILGYTGAGNLSQYDQTFRQTIGSFRPLTDPAAINVQPARVELVRVNDAMTLKEFDQRYPSSIPLAELAVINGLDGPNGEIRPGRYYKRVVGGIPHTAGPGPR, from the coding sequence ATGCACGTCCGCACCGCGTTCGCCGCCGCCGCGCTCGCCACGGTCGCGTGCGCCACCAATCCCGTCACCGGCAAATCCGAGCTGTCGCTCATCTCCGAGTCCCAGGAAATCGAAATGGGCAAGGAGGCGGCGCAGCAGGTGCAGCAGAGCATCGGCTTTTACGACGATCCGGCGCTGCAGTCATACGTATCGCAGATCGGACTCAAGATGGCGCACGCGTCCGAGCGCCCGCAGCTCCCCTGGGAGTTTCACGTCGTGAACGACGCCTCGGTGAACGCCTTCGCGTTGCCCGGCGGATTCATCTACGTGACCCGCGGGCTCATGGGGGCAATCAGCAACGAGGCGGAGCTTGCTACCGTCGTGGGCCACGAGATCGGACACGTCACCAACCGCCACACCGTGCAGCAGATCAGCAAGCAGCAGCTCTTCTCGCTCGGGCTCGGCATCGGGATGATCCTCAAGCCCGGCCTGCAGCAGTTTGCCGGGCTGCTCAATAGCGGGCTCCAGCTGCTCTTTCTCAAGTACAGCCGGGACGACGAGAGCCAGGCCGACAAGGCGGGCTTCCGCTACGCGCTGCACGGCGGCTGGGACGTGCGCCAGATGCTCAACATGTTCCAGGTGCTCGAGGGCGAAAGCCAGCTCGACTCCACGGCCGGCAAATTGCCCGAGTGGGCGTCAACCCACCCCGCACCGGAAGACCGGATCCAGGCGACCGAGCAGCGCCTCGACACGCTGCACGCCGACCTCAGCAATCTCACGGTGAATCGCGAGGGCTACCTCGAGCACATCAAGGGCATCGTCTACGGCGAGGACCCGCGCCAGGGCTACTTCCAGGGCAATGCATTCCTGCACCCCGACCTGCGCTTCCAGCTCACGTTCCCCAACGGGTGGCAGAGGCAGAACACGCCGGCCGCCGTGGTCGCGGTGAGCCCGAACCAGGATGCCATGATCCAGCTCCAGCTCGCGGGCAAGGTGTCGCCCGAGCAGGCGGCGCAGCAGTTCCTCTCGCAGCAGGGCATCCAGCCGGGGCGCAATGCAAGCGAAACCGTCAACGGCCTGCCGGTCACCTCGAGCTACTTCACGGCACAGACCCAGGAGGGGCAGATCGAGGGGCTGGTGTCTTTCCTCTCGTACAACAACACGACCTACGGGATTCTGGGATACACGGGCGCGGGCAATCTGAGCCAGTACGACCAGACCTTCCGCCAGACGATCGGCAGCTTCCGGCCGCTCACCGATCCGGCGGCGATCAACGTGCAGCCGGCGCGGGTCGAGCTGGTGCGGGTGAACGACGCGATGACGCTCAAGGAATTCGACCAGCGGTATCCGTCGAGCATTCCGCTGGCCGAGCTTGCGGTGATCAACGGGTTGGATGGGCCGAACGGCGAAATCCGGCCGGGGCGGTACTACAAGCGGGTGGTGGGAGGAATTCCGCACACGGCCGGGCCAGGGCCGCGGTAG